Proteins encoded within one genomic window of Bombus vancouverensis nearcticus chromosome 4, iyBomVanc1_principal, whole genome shotgun sequence:
- the Akt gene encoding AKT serine/threonine protein kinase produces the protein MGDAAMNVAASGGGGQRVVKEGWLQKRGEHIKNWRSRYFVLRDDGTLVGFKAKPDQQMAAAAQPLNNFTVRGCQIMSVDRPKPYTFVIRGLQWAAVIERTFHVETEQEREDWVAAIRYVAARLASEKQSQQQPTQMQHSSSSEDVDMESSGGGRSDSCGSVGVVSSDVDGGSIDELSAKFSVQGTSNSKSTGKKKVTLENFEFLKVLGKGTFGKVILCREKATGHLYAIKILRKEVIIRKDEVAHTLTENRVLRTTNHPFLISLKYSFQTADRLCFVMEYVNGGELFFHLRRSRVFGEDRTRFYGAEIISALGYLHSQGIIYRDLKLENLLLDKDGHIKIADFGLCKEDITYGRTTKTFCGTPEYLAPEVLEDNDYGRAVDWWGVGVVMYEMICGRLPFYNKDHEKLFTLIVMEEVRFPRTISNEAKDMLGGLLIKDPSKRLGGGPNDAKEIMDHAFFSSIDWSDLVQKKIPPPFKPQVTSDTDTRYFDSEFTGESVELTPPDQGFLGSGGGLNSIAEEQEHFPQFSYQESHSAATSSIVSINH, from the exons GAGAGCATATAAAGAATTGGAGGTCAAGGTATTTTGTTTTGCGGGACGATGGTACTTTAGTTGGGTTCAAAGCTAAGCCTGATCAACAAATGGCAGCTGCGGCACAGCCACTGAACAATTTTACTGTTCGTGGTTGTCAAATCATGTCTGTAGATAGACCTAAGCCTTATACTTTTGTCATAAGAGGTTTGCAATGGGCTGCTGTAATTGAGAGGACGTTTCATGTAGAAACAGAACAAGAAAGAGAAGATTGGGTTGCAGCGATAAG atATGTAGCTGCAAGGTTAGCAAGCGAGAAACAAAGTCAACAACAGCCTACACAGATGCAACATTCATCCTCGTCTGAAGATGTTGATATGGAATCTTCGGGAGGTGGTAGGTCAGACTCGTGTGGATCTGTCGGGGTAGTGTCTTCGGATGTAGACGGTGGCAGTATTGATGAACTATCTGCAAAATTTAGTGTTCAAGGAACAtcgaatagtaaaagtacaggGAAAAAAAAAGTA ACtcttgaaaatttcgaatttttgaaAGTTCTGGGAAAGGGCACATTTGGGAAAGTAATCCTCTGCAGAGAAAAGGCAACAGGCCATTTATATGCTATTAAAATATTACGAAAAGAAGTTATTATTCGTAAAGACGAAGTCGCGCATACACTTACTGAAAATAGAGTACTGCGAACTACGAATCATCCGTTCCTAATT TCTCTAAAGTATAGCTTTCAAACAGCGGACAGGCTGTGCTTTGTAATGGAATATGTAAATGGGGGAGAGTTGTTCTTTCATTTAAGACGTTCTCGTGTGTTTGGCGAGGATCGTACTCGGTTTTACGGTGCTGAAATAATTTCAGCATTAGGTTACCTTCATTCGCAGGGTATCATTTATCGTGATCTCAAATTGGAGAATCTTCTCTTAGACAAGGATGGACATATTAAAATAGCTGACTTTGGATTATGTAAAGAAGATATAACGTACG GGAGAACGACGAAAACATTCTGTGGAACTCCTGAATATCTTGCACCAGAAGTGTTAGAAGACAACGATTACGGACGAGCCGTAGATTGGTGGGGAGTCGGTGTTGTTATGTATGAAATGATTTGTGGTCGATTACCTTTTTATAATAAGGACCATGAGAAGCTTTTCACGCTTATTGTAATGGAAGAAGTAAGATTTCCTAGAACGATTAGTAATGAAGCAAAAGACATGCTTGGTG GATTACTTATAAAAGATCCGAGTAAAAGATTAGGTGGTGGACCTAACGATGCGAAGGAAATTATGGATCATGCATTTTTTTCGTCAATTGATTGGTCGGATCTTGTACAGAAAAAAATTCCTCCTCCTTTTAAACCTCAAGTAACGTCTGACACAGACACCCGATATTTTGATAGTGAATTTACGGGTGAAAGCGTCGAACTTACGCCGCCTGATCAAGGATTTTTAGGTAGTGGAGGTGGTTTGAATTCGATAGCCGAAGAACAAGAGCATTTCCCCCAATTTTCCTATCAGGAAAGTCACTCAGCAGCAACATCTTCCATTGTTTCCATTAATCACTGA
- the LOC117156510 gene encoding acid phosphatase type 7, which yields MNLTIGLVVLSLFSVAIGNVIYYQPEAVHLSYGDTIHDIVVTWTTRNNTHESIVEYGIGGLILTAQGNSTLFIDGGNEKQKQYIHRVWLKNLEPNSNYLYHCGSKYGWSNIFYLKTAPEVSAKWSPHIVIFGDMGNENAQSLPRLQEEAQRGLYDAAIHIGDFAYDMNTDNARVGDEFMKQIQEVAAYLPYMTVPGNHEEKYNFSNYRSRFTMPGNSEGLWYSFNVGPVHFIGIETEAYYFMNYGIKQLVKQYNWLEKDLTEANMPKNRAQRPWIVVFGHRPMYCSNANADDCTNHQSLIRVGLPIINWFGLEDLFFKYKVDLLLWAHEHSYERLWPIYNFKVQNGSYENPYKNYKAPVHVVTGSAGCKEGREKFIPHKPEWSAYRSSDYGYTRMKAYNQTHLYLEQVSDDKEGAVLDHVWLIKDNVLPSYNVDLLANKI from the exons AGCTGTACATTTATCCTATGGAG ATACTATTCATGACATTGTCGTAACATGGACCACAAGAAACAATACTCATGAATCAATCGTTGAATATGGAATAGGAGGATTAATCCTTACAGCTCAAGGAAATTCTACTTTATTTATTGATGGTGgaaatgaaaaacaaaaacaaTATATTCATAGAGTATGGTTAAAAAATTTAGAACCTAATTCTAATTACC ttTATCACTGTGGTAGCAAATATGGATGGTCCAAtatattttatctaaaaactGCTCCCGAGGTATCAGCAAAATGGTCACCTCACATTGTTATTTTTGGCGATATGGGTAATGAAAATGCTCAAAGTTTACCTAGATTGCAAGAAGAAGCACAACGTGGACTATATGATGCAGCAATTCATATTGGAGATTTTGCATATGACATGAATACAGATAATGCACGTGTTGGAGATGAATTTATGAAACAAATACAAGAAGTGGCTGCATATTTACCATATATGACAGTACCTGGTAATCATGAAGAGAAATATAACTTCAGTAATTACAG GTCACGTTTTACAATGCCTGGTAATTCTGAAGGTTTATGGTATAGCTTTAATGTAGGACCAGTTCACTTCATAGGAATTGAAACAGAAGCTTATTACTTTATGAATTATGGTATAAAGCAACTTGTTAAACAGTATAACtggttagaaaaagatttaACGGAAGCAAACATGCCAAAGAATAG GGCACAAAGACCATGGATAGTTGTATTTGGTCACAGACCAATGTATTGCAGCAATGCTAATGCCGATGACTGCACCAATCATCAAAGTTTAATAAGAGTTGGATTGCCAATTATAAATTGGTTTGGTCTCGAGGATCTTTTCTTTAAGTACAAAGTAGATTTATTATTATGGGCTCATGAACATAGTTATGAACGTTTGTGGCCCATATACAATTTTAAG GTACAAAATGGTAGTTATGAAAATCCGTACAAAAACTACAAGGCACCTGTGCATGTAGTAACTGGATCAGCAGGATGTAAAGAAGGTCGCGAAAAGTTCATTCCGCATAAACCAGAATGGTCTGCGTACCGTAGTTCTGATTATGGATATACCAGGATGAAAGCATATAATCAGACTCATCTTTATCTCGAACAG GTATCCGATGACAAAGAAGGAGCAGTTTTGGATCATGTTTGGCTCATAAAGGATAATGTCTTACCATCGTACAATGTGGATCTTcttgcaaataaaatataa